A window of Mucilaginibacter paludis DSM 18603 contains these coding sequences:
- a CDS encoding putative periplasmic lipoprotein, whose product MMKHLFIAAISCLLLCSCANSGRLYFDIKSQAIVACSGHIAEIDIETPTNTIVVKSKAANKPIRIGKPNPDYQISIDGESQPGYEIILQPHTSYIVRTENGSDDGPGALTLSTNAEGMVMSASHTDCN is encoded by the coding sequence ATGATGAAACACCTATTTATTGCGGCCATCAGTTGCTTATTGCTCTGCTCGTGCGCCAATAGCGGCAGGTTATATTTCGATATCAAAAGCCAGGCTATCGTTGCCTGTAGCGGCCACATCGCCGAAATTGATATCGAAACGCCTACCAACACAATTGTTGTTAAAAGCAAGGCGGCTAACAAACCTATCCGCATAGGCAAACCCAACCCAGATTATCAAATCAGTATCGACGGCGAAAGTCAGCCCGGATACGAAATCATCCTGCAGCCGCATACCAGCTACATCGTGCGGACCGAAAACGGCAGCGACGACGGGCCGGGCGCACTAACCCTATCCACCAATGCCGAAGGAATGGTAATGAGCGCATCACATACCGACTGCAATTAA
- a CDS encoding molybdopterin molybdotransferase MoeA, with protein sequence MLNYIQAQQLITSLSRSFGTEYISLDDADGRVLAEDVAADRDYPPFNRATMDGYAISTADWESGTRAFKVQQVIYAGQVGEAGLQAGYCYKIMTGAPVPLSANAVIRREDATQVDGNVSFSLETMRPYQNIARQGEDIKAGTGILSANTLCTPAVVSLLATLGRHRVMVASLPKVALFTTGDEVVEVSAAIKPHQIRNSNEYLLQSLLKKWLIKPAVCNHVIDDKQHLAETLKTVLGFDIIITCGGVSAGDADYLPEVLEGLGVKKLFHKLSIRPGKPIWCGQLPMGGLVFALPGNPFSCMVTFKLFIEAYLSVCFGLGMPRILTLPFNGKRKRSSGFDEFFPVSISGEPIAVNLIPINTSGDIRLGLNADALALQPCDADELNDGDSVSYLLF encoded by the coding sequence ATGCTCAACTACATACAAGCTCAACAACTCATCACCTCCTTATCCCGGTCTTTCGGTACGGAGTACATCAGCCTGGACGATGCCGATGGCCGCGTGCTGGCCGAAGACGTAGCGGCCGACCGTGATTACCCGCCTTTTAACCGTGCCACCATGGATGGTTACGCCATTAGTACTGCGGATTGGGAAAGCGGCACCCGCGCGTTTAAGGTGCAGCAGGTAATTTACGCTGGCCAGGTAGGCGAGGCTGGCCTGCAAGCCGGCTATTGCTATAAAATAATGACGGGCGCGCCGGTGCCGCTATCGGCAAACGCGGTTATCCGCCGCGAAGATGCCACGCAGGTTGATGGCAACGTGAGCTTTAGTTTGGAAACTATGCGGCCTTATCAAAACATAGCCCGCCAGGGCGAAGATATAAAGGCTGGCACCGGTATTTTAAGCGCCAATACGCTTTGCACACCTGCCGTGGTAAGTTTGCTGGCCACATTGGGCAGGCACCGTGTTATGGTGGCCAGCTTACCCAAAGTGGCCCTGTTTACTACCGGCGATGAGGTGGTGGAGGTTTCGGCAGCCATTAAGCCTCACCAGATCCGCAATAGCAACGAATACCTGTTGCAGAGTTTGCTAAAAAAATGGCTGATTAAACCTGCCGTTTGCAACCATGTTATTGATGATAAGCAGCACCTGGCCGAAACGTTAAAAACGGTATTGGGTTTTGATATCATCATTACCTGCGGTGGCGTATCTGCCGGTGATGCCGATTATCTGCCCGAGGTGTTGGAGGGCCTCGGCGTTAAAAAACTTTTTCATAAGCTATCCATCAGGCCGGGTAAACCTATCTGGTGCGGGCAGCTGCCCATGGGCGGCTTGGTTTTTGCTTTGCCGGGTAACCCATTCTCGTGCATGGTTACCTTTAAGTTGTTTATTGAAGCTTATTTATCGGTGTGCTTTGGTTTGGGGATGCCCCGTATTTTAACCTTGCCTTTTAACGGCAAACGCAAACGGAGTAGTGGCTTTGATGAGTTTTTTCCGGTTAGTATTTCGGGCGAGCCTATTGCCGTAAACCTTATACCCATCAATACCTCGGGCGATATCCGTTTGGGTTTAAATGCCGATGCACTGGCCTTGCAACCCTGCGATGCGGATGAGCTGAACGATGGCGACAGCGTAAGCTATTTGTTGTTTTAA
- a CDS encoding IS4 family transposase: MKKVDFLALLNAMNIGADQIKKIAIDTGFLIRKGLIEPADILYAICCAATHGTVSFNDLAAKIDAETTVSVSRQAIAKKTSKESCVLFLKKILALVIISRIGKEEIDSLRRAGKFKRVLVQDSTIIKLPLRLFGFFSGVSNAQSSVCNARIQCVYDLITESFIYFTIDSYTKNDQKAAPELTIEKGDLVIRDRGYLTLKEIERHWTAEADCIYRHQSNIVLLDSQTKERINLLTELQSKKQLDFEVTLNNEKGTKIRIVALPVSDEIANRRRMKAKKEAKKEPGKECLALMSWSIFMTTISRQDADYNFLFKVYSLRWRIEIIFKSWKSNMEFSKIHNVSKKQLSLILYARFIMIIIYIQYIFSPARMIIKKHQKRGLSMIKVVRYLIKNASKIIQVVKAIESYKGKIGYHLITLARYCSYDKRVRPNFEQDFDIAFLP, encoded by the coding sequence ATGAAAAAGGTCGATTTTTTAGCGTTGCTAAATGCCATGAACATTGGTGCTGATCAAATAAAGAAAATAGCAATTGATACCGGATTTCTGATACGGAAAGGTCTTATAGAGCCTGCCGATATTTTATATGCCATTTGCTGCGCGGCCACGCATGGAACGGTTAGCTTTAATGATCTGGCGGCAAAAATAGATGCGGAAACTACTGTTTCTGTAAGTAGGCAGGCAATTGCAAAAAAGACAAGCAAAGAATCATGTGTGCTTTTTTTAAAAAAGATACTGGCCCTTGTTATTATCAGTAGAATCGGAAAGGAAGAAATCGATTCATTGCGCAGGGCAGGTAAATTTAAGCGTGTTTTAGTGCAGGACAGCACAATCATTAAGTTGCCCCTTAGGTTGTTTGGCTTTTTTTCGGGCGTCTCCAACGCCCAGTCCAGTGTTTGTAATGCCCGGATTCAGTGTGTTTACGATTTGATAACTGAAAGCTTTATTTATTTTACCATCGATTCTTATACTAAGAACGATCAGAAAGCCGCCCCCGAATTAACGATAGAAAAGGGCGACCTTGTTATTCGGGACAGGGGGTATCTAACCCTTAAAGAAATCGAGAGGCATTGGACAGCAGAAGCGGACTGCATATACAGGCATCAGAGTAATATAGTACTTTTAGACAGCCAAACAAAAGAAAGAATTAACCTGCTCACCGAATTACAATCAAAAAAACAGCTTGATTTTGAGGTTACTTTAAATAATGAAAAAGGTACAAAAATCAGGATAGTCGCCTTGCCTGTAAGTGACGAAATTGCAAACAGGCGCAGGATGAAGGCTAAGAAAGAGGCCAAAAAGGAACCGGGTAAAGAGTGCCTGGCCCTGATGTCATGGTCCATTTTTATGACTACCATTTCCAGACAGGACGCAGATTATAACTTTCTTTTCAAAGTATATAGCCTGAGGTGGCGGATTGAAATCATATTCAAATCCTGGAAAAGTAACATGGAGTTTTCTAAGATCCATAATGTTTCGAAAAAACAACTGTCACTTATCCTTTATGCGAGATTTATCATGATCATCATTTACATCCAGTATATCTTTTCGCCTGCCAGAATGATCATCAAAAAACATCAGAAAAGGGGCTTGAGTATGATAAAAGTAGTCCGGTATCTCATAAAAAATGCCTCTAAAATAATACAGGTCGTTAAAGCCATAGAAAGTTATAAGGGCAAGATAGGATATCATCTAATTACTTTAGCCAGGTACTGCTCCTACGATAAAAGAGTCAGACCCAATTTTGAACAGGATTTCGATATTGCCTTTTTACCTTAG